One Polaribacter sp. SA4-12 genomic window carries:
- a CDS encoding carbohydrate kinase family protein — protein sequence MKFDVLVSGMIVVDILAEIPKKINKGAKQEVSKIMVQGGAPAGNGACFIAKWGLKTKFVGYKDNNTLSIIADEELKKCDVDTSLLLQKDGFQPAIAIVEIDAENGDRTVFYSTNNYSPLEKVDIKEDWIKNSKLLFVDGYDIHGNLELLKLAKKHNIPSVLDIEAGDVNLLKEMISLGNHIIMPLEGAQLLSGLQNAEACLKSLQLLTNGQLIITDGANGSWALKNDEIVYQPAFLTKVVDTTGCGDAYHAAYAIAFLEGKNLEDSMEFASAYASIIATHFGGRSYFPSKKEIEKLIKKHMVL from the coding sequence ATGAAGTTTGATGTTTTAGTTTCAGGAATGATAGTAGTTGATATACTTGCAGAAATTCCGAAAAAAATAAATAAAGGTGCAAAACAAGAAGTATCCAAAATAATGGTTCAAGGAGGTGCTCCTGCAGGAAATGGTGCTTGTTTTATTGCTAAATGGGGTTTAAAAACAAAATTTGTTGGTTATAAAGACAATAATACACTTAGCATAATTGCTGATGAAGAACTAAAAAAATGTGATGTAGATACTTCTCTTTTATTACAAAAAGATGGTTTTCAACCTGCAATTGCAATTGTAGAAATCGATGCTGAAAACGGAGACCGAACAGTCTTTTATTCAACGAACAATTATAGTCCTTTAGAAAAAGTAGATATTAAAGAAGATTGGATAAAAAACAGCAAACTATTATTTGTTGATGGATATGATATTCATGGCAATTTAGAATTACTAAAATTAGCAAAAAAACACAACATTCCTTCTGTTTTAGATATTGAAGCTGGTGACGTAAATCTTTTAAAGGAAATGATTTCATTAGGAAATCACATAATTATGCCATTAGAAGGAGCACAATTATTAAGTGGTTTACAAAATGCTGAAGCTTGTTTAAAAAGTTTACAACTTTTAACTAACGGACAACTAATTATTACTGATGGCGCAAATGGAAGTTGGGCTCTTAAAAATGATGAAATTGTTTATCAACCAGCATTTTTAACCAAAGTAGTAGATACAACAGGTTGTGGTGATGCTTATCATGCAGCTTATGCAATTGCTTTTTTAGAAGGTAAAAACTTGGAAGATAGTATGGAATTTGCTTCAGCTTACGCATCAATTATTGCAACTCATTTTGGAGGAAGAAGTTACTTTCCATCAAAAAAAGAAATAGAAAAATTAATTAAAAAACATATGGTATTATGA
- a CDS encoding L-fucose/L-arabinose isomerase family protein has translation MISNILEKQTLDSLNPNIDILFRKGIVSDDMEKLIENSPEKEDVKIGLIGIGFELHFDWEKAKESYKEAIDQTKSVIGSNNQLLTENEPVQTKQDLLKVLNKYHSEGMSGLIIYQASYIAGDLALALGNWLLEQKTPLLSWSHDEVTGGRLTANRLCGQNFLLNILNSLEVKYSWVLDRPKSKQLDTVLDKFVRVVSAKKRMHHASILMIGGMRVPGFYDCELNEMSIAKHFGLSVDRVDIETVWKHGDKFKKEDIDFIVQKLINSDQCKFQGVNDRELYLSVRFSLAIADYTRKGEYIGVALKNWPELFDNYQIAGDGAGALVQDLGIPVADESDMGALITMVTMNEISNGNSLPTLTDLSILDAKENKLGMWHCGGSSTKLMRKGTGFEVRNHSILDNYDEEQSYGMLLEFLLEKGEITIAKYQYPHASSMLSFEGEIIDSPLRFRGAYGEVIPNNVEASSVVGTILSNGLDHHWIIGRGHIQEDLKEFNHWSNIENLEFVKPGTTGRSIQKNLNY, from the coding sequence ATGATATCGAACATATTAGAAAAACAAACGCTTGATTCATTAAACCCAAACATCGATATTTTATTTAGAAAAGGAATTGTATCTGATGACATGGAAAAACTAATTGAAAATTCTCCTGAAAAAGAAGATGTAAAAATTGGTTTAATTGGTATTGGGTTTGAATTACATTTTGATTGGGAAAAAGCGAAAGAATCATACAAAGAAGCTATTGATCAAACTAAAAGTGTTATTGGTTCTAACAATCAATTATTAACAGAAAATGAGCCTGTACAAACTAAACAAGATCTTCTAAAAGTGCTCAACAAATATCATTCAGAAGGAATGAGTGGTTTAATCATTTATCAAGCTTCTTACATTGCTGGAGATTTAGCTTTAGCTTTAGGAAACTGGTTATTAGAGCAGAAAACACCTTTATTAAGTTGGTCTCATGATGAGGTTACAGGTGGTAGGTTGACTGCGAATAGATTATGTGGACAGAATTTTTTATTAAATATATTAAACTCTCTAGAAGTTAAATATTCTTGGGTTTTAGACAGACCTAAATCAAAACAATTAGATACAGTTCTAGATAAATTTGTGAGAGTTGTAAGCGCAAAAAAAAGAATGCATCATGCTTCAATTTTAATGATTGGTGGTATGAGAGTTCCAGGTTTTTACGATTGTGAGTTAAATGAAATGTCTATCGCTAAACATTTTGGTTTATCTGTAGACAGAGTAGATATTGAAACAGTTTGGAAACACGGAGATAAGTTTAAGAAAGAAGATATTGATTTTATTGTCCAAAAATTAATCAATTCTGATCAATGCAAGTTTCAAGGAGTAAATGATAGAGAACTCTATCTTTCGGTACGTTTTAGTTTAGCAATTGCAGATTATACGCGTAAAGGAGAATATATTGGTGTAGCTCTAAAAAATTGGCCAGAATTGTTTGACAATTATCAAATTGCAGGTGATGGAGCAGGAGCATTAGTTCAAGATTTAGGTATTCCTGTAGCTGATGAGTCTGATATGGGAGCTTTAATAACGATGGTTACCATGAATGAAATTAGCAACGGAAATTCATTACCTACACTTACAGACTTATCAATTCTAGATGCCAAAGAAAACAAATTAGGAATGTGGCATTGTGGAGGATCTTCTACAAAATTAATGAGAAAAGGAACCGGTTTTGAAGTTAGAAATCATAGTATTTTAGATAATTATGATGAAGAACAATCTTATGGAATGTTGTTAGAATTTTTATTAGAAAAAGGAGAAATCACAATCGCTAAGTATCAATATCCGCACGCATCAAGTATGCTATCTTTTGAAGGGGAAATTATAGATTCTCCTCTAAGGTTTAGAGGTGCTTATGGAGAAGTAATTCCAAATAACGTTGAAGCATCTTCTGTAGTTGGTACAATTTTGAGTAATGGTTTAGATCACCATTGGATTATTGGAAGAGGACATATACAAGAAGATTTAAAAGAATTTAATCATTGGTCAAACATAGAAAATCTTGAATTTGTAAAACCAGGAACAACAGGAAGAAGCATTCAAAAAAACTTAAACTACTAA
- a CDS encoding class II fructose-bisphosphate aldolase, protein MEKQNLIQLVKDYRAAQKCLIGFNVNDIYDTQAVAMAAEEANCPVMVMTYPPVVELNTSYLCKKMVEGIQPFTKQPIYLHLDHSVSVDMCKRAIDDGYDSVMIDGSQKSLKENIAMTKEVVRYAESAGVLVEAEIGKIMGRDVIIKSDDDFLASVADVKAIMEEANPHIMAVGIGTAHGFTPTTPKIHFDRLSEIAAAIEAPLVLHGGTGIADEDIQKAIRMGVAKLNVGTIVHTTYMKEMYKEMGKDIDSAYPPYLMKNVIPKIKDVVLDRLNAVNFKNSVLV, encoded by the coding sequence ATGGAAAAACAAAATTTAATACAACTTGTAAAAGATTATAGAGCAGCTCAAAAATGTTTAATAGGTTTTAATGTAAACGACATTTACGACACTCAAGCAGTTGCAATGGCTGCAGAAGAAGCTAATTGCCCAGTAATGGTAATGACATATCCTCCTGTTGTTGAACTTAACACTAGTTATTTATGTAAAAAAATGGTGGAAGGAATTCAGCCATTTACAAAACAACCAATCTATCTTCACTTAGATCATAGTGTTTCTGTAGATATGTGTAAAAGGGCAATAGATGATGGTTATGATTCTGTAATGATAGATGGTTCTCAAAAAAGTTTGAAAGAGAATATTGCAATGACAAAAGAAGTTGTAAGGTATGCAGAATCTGCAGGAGTTTTAGTGGAAGCTGAAATTGGAAAAATTATGGGAAGAGATGTTATTATTAAATCTGATGATGATTTTTTAGCAAGTGTAGCAGATGTTAAAGCTATTATGGAAGAAGCAAACCCTCATATTATGGCAGTTGGTATTGGTACAGCTCATGGCTTTACACCAACAACTCCAAAAATTCATTTTGATAGATTATCAGAGATAGCAGCTGCCATTGAAGCACCATTAGTTTTACATGGAGGTACAGGAATTGCAGATGAAGATATTCAAAAAGCGATTAGAATGGGGGTTGCAAAATTAAATGTTGGAACTATTGTACATACTACTTATATGAAAGAGATGTACAAAGAAATGGGTAAAGATATAGATTCAGCTTATCCTCCATACTTAATGAAAAATGTAATTCCTAAAATTAAAGATGTAGTTTTAGATCGTTTAAATGCGGTTAATTTTAAGAATAGTGTTTTAGTATAA
- a CDS encoding AraC family transcriptional regulator translates to MKPKFEKVPLNNQKSIIAFRYSESSFDAPWHFHPQHELTFIEKSKGTKFIGDYVGPFDEEELVLVRSNVPHCWKNSVLTDSECSSIVIQWNKGIYARVPEMELVFKMLKSASKGIIFSKKDTREVFLLIKELLKLDGTQLYLKLQNLLVILSGFEYYQLSEKNFIDDLPSEFSSRIRKIHNYVENNYQKKIKLSEMANLVNMSEQSFSRFFSKIMGRPFFTFLNEYRINLAKRMLMDTDWSVREICFACGYESVPFFHRQFKKFGDNTPSSYRNKHLK, encoded by the coding sequence ATGAAGCCTAAGTTTGAAAAAGTCCCATTAAATAATCAGAAGTCTATTATTGCTTTTCGGTATTCAGAAAGTAGTTTTGATGCACCTTGGCATTTTCATCCTCAACACGAACTTACATTTATAGAAAAAAGTAAAGGCACAAAATTTATTGGAGATTATGTTGGTCCCTTTGATGAAGAAGAATTGGTTTTAGTTAGATCTAATGTACCTCATTGTTGGAAAAATAGCGTTTTAACAGACTCTGAATGTTCATCTATAGTTATTCAATGGAATAAGGGAATTTATGCAAGAGTACCTGAAATGGAACTTGTTTTTAAAATGTTAAAATCAGCATCAAAAGGAATTATTTTTAGCAAGAAAGATACTAGAGAAGTTTTTTTGTTGATAAAAGAATTATTAAAGTTAGATGGTACTCAATTATACTTAAAACTTCAGAATTTATTAGTTATTCTTTCTGGTTTTGAATATTATCAACTTTCGGAAAAGAACTTTATAGATGATTTACCTTCTGAATTTAGTTCTAGAATTCGAAAAATTCACAATTATGTAGAAAATAATTACCAGAAAAAAATAAAACTATCAGAAATGGCAAATTTGGTAAATATGTCTGAACAATCCTTTTCTCGTTTTTTTAGCAAAATAATGGGAAGACCTTTTTTTACTTTTCTAAATGAGTATAGAATTAATTTAGCAAAGAGAATGCTTATGGATACAGATTGGTCTGTAAGAGAAATTTGTTTTGCTTGTGGTTACGAATCTGTTCCTTTTTTTCATAGACAGTTTAAAAAATTTGGAGACAATACACCTTCATCTTATAGAAATAAACATCTAAAGTAA
- a CDS encoding cytochrome P450: MKASEFSDAFEEARQEKGIGKMNDQNDPVTMVLRHKEVRKCAHNWKTFQSGAEPGRIVIPSEVNIRDTRQIPFEVDPPMHKTFRDIVDPWFKRPLEADYQNGLTKIIEGVVAKALNSNSIEIVSEFSLPLQSRALTYLLNTPYSDADLWISWGTHVFRSEDSDLDAGKANILYDYIDKEIDRAIENPSEDLYSMLLASEVNGKKLTKEEVKGVIILTFSGGRDTVINAVTNSISYFAEHPKSLEIIKEKPEMINNAVEELVRYFSPLTQMGRVVTEDTHVCEHAVKADTRISLCWASANRDEKVFENPNEVVLDRKINPHVGFGFSHHNCLGATHARQILRILLSILSKEVTSIEVLEAKENIENLDNFERKIGFDSLTVKFNK; the protein is encoded by the coding sequence ATGAAAGCAAGTGAATTTTCTGACGCTTTTGAAGAAGCAAGACAAGAAAAAGGAATTGGTAAAATGAATGACCAAAATGATCCTGTAACAATGGTCTTACGTCATAAAGAAGTGAGGAAATGTGCTCATAATTGGAAAACTTTTCAATCTGGTGCAGAACCAGGAAGAATAGTTATTCCATCTGAAGTAAACATTAGAGACACAAGGCAAATTCCTTTTGAAGTAGATCCTCCAATGCATAAGACATTTAGAGATATTGTAGATCCTTGGTTTAAAAGACCATTAGAAGCTGATTATCAAAATGGATTAACAAAAATAATTGAAGGAGTTGTAGCAAAAGCGTTAAACAGTAACTCTATAGAAATTGTTAGTGAATTTTCATTACCGCTTCAATCTCGTGCTTTAACTTATTTGTTAAACACACCTTATTCAGATGCTGATCTTTGGATCTCTTGGGGAACACATGTTTTTAGAAGCGAAGATTCAGACTTAGATGCTGGTAAAGCAAATATATTATACGATTATATAGATAAGGAAATTGATAGAGCCATAGAAAACCCTAGTGAAGACTTATATTCTATGTTACTAGCTTCAGAAGTTAATGGAAAAAAATTAACAAAAGAGGAAGTAAAAGGTGTAATAATTCTAACTTTTTCAGGAGGAAGAGATACTGTAATTAACGCAGTAACTAATTCTATTTCTTATTTTGCTGAACATCCTAAATCATTAGAAATAATAAAGGAAAAGCCAGAAATGATTAACAATGCTGTTGAAGAATTGGTGCGTTATTTTTCTCCATTAACACAAATGGGAAGAGTTGTAACTGAAGATACACACGTTTGTGAACACGCTGTAAAAGCAGATACAAGAATTTCATTATGTTGGGCATCTGCAAATAGGGATGAAAAAGTTTTTGAAAACCCGAATGAAGTAGTTCTAGACAGAAAAATAAATCCTCATGTTGGTTTCGGATTCAGTCATCATAATTGTTTAGGAGCAACGCATGCGCGTCAAATACTAAGAATATTACTTTCAATTTTATCTAAAGAAGTAACGTCTATAGAAGTTTTAGAAGCAAAAGAAAATATTGAGAATTTAGACAATTTTGAAAGAAAAATAGGTTTTGATTCTTTAACAGTAAAATTTAATAAATAA
- a CDS encoding 2Fe-2S iron-sulfur cluster-binding protein, whose product MAKITFITSDNESVTVEGTSGSVMELAVNNNIKGIDGDCGGVCSCATCHVYVAPDSVAKTGEASELENDMLEFDDLTNEYSRLSCQLQVSEDLDGVIFKVAK is encoded by the coding sequence ATGGCAAAAATAACATTTATAACAAGTGATAACGAATCAGTAACTGTTGAAGGAACTTCTGGTTCTGTAATGGAATTAGCTGTAAATAATAACATTAAAGGAATTGATGGTGATTGTGGTGGCGTATGTTCTTGCGCAACATGTCATGTATATGTTGCACCCGATAGTGTTGCAAAAACAGGTGAAGCTAGTGAGTTAGAAAATGATATGTTAGAATTTGATGATTTAACAAATGAATACAGTCGCCTTTCTTGTCAATTACAAGTAAGTGAAGATTTAGACGGTGTTATTTTTAAAGTTGCTAAATAA
- a CDS encoding NAD(P)/FAD-dependent oxidoreductase, whose amino-acid sequence MSETANQTCVIIGASHGGVNLAFNLRKEGWQGEVVIYDTDPNTPYHRPPLSKSYIVDGDLNSNLLKPLESYQKDTISLKLGKTVTSINRDQQTISIEGEGDQKYNKLVIATGARPFIPPIKGIQNATNLFPMRTANDAIEIKNAIDTSEKKRVVIIGGGYIGLETAASLKKIGATVTVLERESRVLARVTAPIMSAFFMDLHKKNDVEILTQKNVVSIKNDGNYNVVNCDDNSSFEADVIIIGVGIRVNTELAASAELDIENGIKVNEFTQTNDKNILSIGDCTSHYNPHYKCFNRLESVQNAVDQSKVAAATICGKEVVYDTIPWFWSDQYDVKLQMVGLSNGYNEVLVRKEDMENKSFSVWYFKGEELLAVDAINNGKAYVLGTRFIKGNQKIDKKKLVDISIPMKPTSFL is encoded by the coding sequence ATGTCAGAAACTGCAAATCAAACTTGTGTTATTATTGGTGCTAGTCATGGAGGTGTAAATTTAGCTTTCAATCTAAGAAAAGAAGGTTGGCAAGGAGAAGTTGTAATCTATGATACAGATCCTAACACACCTTATCACAGACCGCCTTTATCAAAATCTTATATAGTTGATGGCGATTTAAATAGCAATCTTTTAAAACCGTTAGAAAGTTATCAAAAAGATACTATTTCTTTAAAATTAGGTAAAACCGTAACTTCAATTAACAGAGATCAACAAACGATTTCTATTGAAGGTGAAGGTGATCAAAAATATAATAAGTTAGTAATTGCTACAGGCGCAAGACCTTTTATACCACCTATTAAAGGAATCCAAAATGCGACTAACTTATTTCCAATGAGAACTGCAAATGATGCAATCGAGATTAAAAACGCGATTGATACATCAGAAAAAAAACGAGTTGTTATTATTGGTGGTGGTTATATTGGGTTAGAAACAGCAGCTTCTCTTAAAAAAATTGGTGCAACTGTAACTGTTTTAGAAAGAGAAAGTAGAGTTTTAGCAAGAGTTACTGCTCCTATTATGTCAGCCTTTTTTATGGATTTACATAAAAAAAATGATGTAGAAATTTTAACTCAAAAGAATGTTGTTTCTATTAAAAATGATGGAAATTATAATGTTGTTAACTGCGATGATAATTCTTCTTTTGAAGCAGATGTAATTATTATTGGTGTAGGTATTCGTGTAAATACAGAATTGGCTGCATCTGCAGAATTAGATATTGAAAATGGAATAAAAGTAAATGAGTTTACACAAACCAATGATAAAAATATTTTATCAATAGGCGATTGTACATCTCATTACAATCCTCATTACAAATGTTTTAATCGTTTAGAATCTGTTCAAAATGCAGTAGATCAAAGTAAAGTTGCAGCAGCAACTATTTGTGGGAAAGAGGTTGTTTATGATACAATTCCTTGGTTTTGGTCAGATCAATATGATGTAAAATTACAAATGGTTGGTTTATCAAACGGTTATAACGAAGTTCTTGTTAGAAAGGAAGATATGGAAAACAAAAGTTTTTCTGTATGGTATTTTAAAGGTGAAGAATTATTAGCTGTAGATGCAATTAATAATGGAAAAGCGTATGTTCTTGGAACCCGTTTTATTAAAGGAAATCAAAAAATAGACAAAAAAAAATTAGTTGACATCTCAATTCCTATGAAACCAACAAGTTTTTTATAA
- a CDS encoding Zn-dependent alcohol dehydrogenase, whose protein sequence is MSIKSKSAIAKGDGSFIIDTIIIEDPKKDEVIVKIKAAGLCHTDHDSLTWGKPIVLGHEGAGIIEKIGKEVTDFKVGDKVILNWATPCMKCFQCQEGNQHICENNSPVTAGGNGYTPGHAHLEGSKWNNNPIERSFNIGTIAEYALVKESACVKLESNMSMPSASIISCGVMTGYGSVVNSAQLKAGTSAVVLGTGGVGLNAIQGAKISGAAKIIAIDINPERLEMAKQFGATHTILADKNDVGLLLASEKVKEMTDGRGADYAFECTAIPALGAAPLAMIRNAGTAVQVSGIEEEITIDMSLFEWDKIYINPLYGKCRPQIDFPKLVNLYEKGELLLDEMITKTYPIENLQQAFDDMLTGKNAKGVIIF, encoded by the coding sequence ATGAGCATAAAATCTAAATCTGCAATTGCAAAAGGAGATGGTTCTTTTATTATAGATACAATAATTATTGAAGATCCAAAAAAAGATGAAGTCATCGTAAAAATAAAAGCAGCTGGTTTGTGTCATACAGATCACGATTCTTTAACTTGGGGAAAACCAATTGTTTTAGGACACGAAGGTGCAGGAATCATTGAAAAAATAGGTAAAGAAGTTACCGATTTTAAAGTTGGTGATAAAGTTATTTTAAATTGGGCAACTCCTTGTATGAAATGCTTTCAATGCCAAGAAGGAAATCAACATATTTGTGAAAATAATTCTCCTGTAACTGCTGGAGGAAATGGATATACTCCTGGGCACGCACATTTAGAAGGTTCTAAATGGAATAATAATCCTATAGAAAGAAGTTTTAATATTGGTACAATTGCAGAATATGCATTGGTAAAAGAATCTGCTTGTGTAAAACTCGAAAGTAATATGTCTATGCCTTCTGCAAGTATTATTAGTTGTGGAGTAATGACTGGTTATGGTTCTGTAGTAAATTCGGCACAATTAAAAGCGGGTACTTCTGCTGTCGTTTTAGGAACTGGTGGTGTTGGGTTAAATGCAATTCAAGGAGCAAAAATATCTGGTGCAGCAAAAATTATTGCTATTGATATAAATCCTGAGAGATTAGAAATGGCAAAACAATTTGGAGCAACACATACAATTTTGGCTGATAAAAATGATGTTGGTTTATTACTTGCTTCGGAAAAAGTGAAGGAAATGACTGATGGTAGAGGTGCAGATTATGCTTTTGAATGTACTGCAATTCCTGCTTTAGGAGCAGCTCCTTTGGCAATGATAAGAAATGCAGGAACAGCTGTTCAAGTAAGTGGTATTGAAGAAGAAATAACCATTGATATGAGTTTGTTTGAATGGGATAAAATTTATATCAATCCATTATATGGGAAATGTAGACCACAAATTGATTTCCCTAAATTGGTAAATCTGTATGAAAAAGGAGAACTATTATTAGATGAAATGATTACCAAAACATATCCAATAGAAAACTTACAACAAGCTTTTGATGATATGTTAACTGGTAAAAATGCAAAAGGCGTTATAATTTTTTAG
- a CDS encoding alpha/beta hydrolase — MKSSFRTIELSDSEFEAQGLRFLTVKTANLKGRGDICLYVPEVDEGINNLPIYILLHGVYGSAWIWAMKGGAHKTAKKMMESKTIKPAIIAMPSDGLWGDGSAYFSHHKKQFDNWIVEDVITAVKENIPEAKNSTSTCIGGLSMGGYGALSLGGRFPDKFKAISGHSSITKLEQIQLFVEEPLEEYLKESTTANVIEILKGKKEKLPPFRFDCGINDDLLSANQLLHQELLKENIPHIYEEFKGGHEWSYWIDNLEKTFEFFNQNL, encoded by the coding sequence ATGAAAAGTAGTTTTAGAACCATAGAACTTTCAGATAGTGAATTCGAAGCTCAAGGACTTCGTTTTTTAACTGTAAAAACAGCAAATTTAAAAGGAAGAGGAGACATCTGTTTGTATGTTCCGGAAGTTGATGAAGGCATTAATAATCTTCCAATTTATATTTTATTACACGGAGTTTATGGTAGCGCTTGGATTTGGGCAATGAAAGGTGGTGCTCATAAAACTGCAAAAAAAATGATGGAATCTAAAACCATTAAACCTGCAATTATTGCAATGCCTTCTGATGGTTTGTGGGGCGATGGTTCTGCATATTTTTCACATCATAAAAAGCAATTTGATAATTGGATTGTAGAAGATGTTATTACCGCAGTAAAAGAAAATATTCCTGAAGCAAAGAATTCAACTTCAACCTGTATTGGAGGTCTTTCAATGGGTGGCTATGGAGCATTATCTTTAGGAGGAAGGTTTCCAGATAAATTTAAGGCAATTTCTGGTCATAGTTCTATTACTAAATTAGAGCAAATTCAGTTGTTTGTAGAAGAGCCATTGGAAGAATATCTTAAAGAAAGCACTACTGCAAATGTGATAGAAATATTAAAAGGAAAAAAGGAAAAATTACCTCCATTTCGATTTGATTGTGGTATAAATGATGATTTACTTTCTGCAAATCAATTACTTCACCAAGAACTTTTAAAAGAGAATATTCCTCATATCTATGAAGAATTTAAAGGAGGACATGAATGGTCTTATTGGATAGATAATTTAGAAAAAACTTTTGAGTTTTTTAATCAAAATTTATAA
- a CDS encoding tyrosine-type recombinase/integrase, whose amino-acid sequence MRCTFNLKDKNKDGATLIYLKAYFKKEGKKFVYSTGETIHPKEWDFENRQPNNLNGRTSKADSHRTIKRQLDRYSSLFVSITELYKNTDREITIDQVRKEFDKEFKRVSLGKNKFYEAYDEFMAFKQKNKEWSLATIKRYHNIKTHLEEFEKAKKYKLTFDTITQKFYTEFTDYCMTNKGHINNTFSRNVGLLKTFLFWALKNGHTYKADFINFKKKPKVITNQIALTKEDLETLLSIEMKSKKLERVKDVFIFSCVTGLRFGELKFVSENTINGKTLILKEEKSSGKKVREIPLSAIAMYILEKYNYVLPLIANQKHNDYIKEVFEEAGYKHNVIKASTKGKEVIREEIPFYKRISSHTARRTFITLMKKNGKSDKLIAEISGHRDMKTLNQYYQVTNEDVKEAVDDTFGFKIPNS is encoded by the coding sequence ATGAGATGTACATTTAATCTAAAGGATAAGAATAAGGATGGAGCTACTTTAATTTATTTAAAAGCCTATTTTAAAAAAGAAGGGAAGAAGTTTGTTTATTCTACAGGAGAAACAATTCATCCCAAAGAATGGGATTTTGAAAATAGACAACCAAATAACTTAAATGGTAGAACTTCTAAAGCTGATAGTCATAGAACTATAAAAAGGCAATTAGATAGATATTCTAGCTTATTTGTTTCAATAACGGAGCTTTATAAGAATACAGATCGTGAAATTACTATTGATCAAGTCAGAAAGGAGTTTGATAAAGAGTTTAAAAGAGTTTCTTTAGGTAAGAATAAGTTTTATGAAGCCTATGATGAGTTCATGGCTTTTAAACAAAAAAATAAAGAATGGTCTCTTGCTACAATTAAACGATATCATAATATTAAAACTCATTTAGAAGAGTTTGAAAAAGCAAAAAAGTATAAATTAACTTTTGATACTATTACTCAAAAGTTTTATACTGAGTTTACCGATTATTGTATGACCAATAAAGGACATATTAATAATACTTTTTCGAGAAATGTTGGGTTGTTAAAAACGTTTCTTTTTTGGGCTTTAAAAAATGGGCATACCTATAAAGCAGATTTTATCAATTTCAAAAAGAAGCCAAAGGTAATTACGAACCAAATAGCATTAACAAAAGAAGATCTGGAGACTTTACTTTCCATAGAAATGAAATCTAAAAAATTGGAACGTGTAAAAGATGTTTTTATTTTTTCTTGCGTTACTGGTTTAAGATTTGGAGAATTAAAATTTGTTTCGGAGAATACAATTAATGGAAAAACATTAATTTTAAAAGAAGAAAAAAGTTCTGGTAAAAAAGTGCGTGAAATACCTTTGAGTGCTATTGCTATGTATATTTTAGAAAAATATAATTATGTGTTACCATTAATAGCTAATCAAAAACATAACGACTATATTAAAGAAGTATTTGAAGAGGCGGGATATAAACATAATGTTATAAAAGCATCAACTAAGGGAAAAGAAGTTATTAGAGAAGAGATTCCTTTTTATAAAAGAATTTCGAGTCACACTGCTCGCAGAACCTTTATAACATTGATGAAAAAAAATGGAAAATCTGATAAATTAATAGCTGAAATATCAGGGCACAGAGATATGAAGACTTTAAATCAATATTATCAGGTAACGAATGAAGATGTAAAAGAAGCTGTTGATGATACTTTTGGTTTTAAAATACCTAATTCATAG
- a CDS encoding helix-turn-helix domain-containing protein, which produces MKNIIITTHEELAEMIDSSIARRMNPLKDLINKKLNPQKKNVTVKEAAKMLNVTELTIRNYVKSGKIQASKIGRRIVINLESLENSLKEVKSLKYRR; this is translated from the coding sequence ATGAAAAATATAATTATAACAACTCATGAAGAGTTGGCGGAAATGATAGATTCTTCAATAGCAAGAAGAATGAATCCATTAAAAGATTTAATTAACAAGAAATTAAATCCACAGAAGAAAAATGTAACAGTAAAAGAAGCAGCCAAAATGCTTAATGTTACCGAACTTACTATTCGAAATTATGTCAAGAGTGGAAAAATCCAAGCGTCAAAGATTGGTAGAAGAATTGTAATCAATTTAGAAAGTTTAGAGAATTCTCTAAAAGAAGTTAAATCTTTAAAATATCGTAGATAA